A genomic stretch from Bacillota bacterium includes:
- the mutL gene encoding DNA mismatch repair endonuclease MutL produces MNPNRKVPDKLMSIKVLDRSTSEQIAAGEVIENPSSVVKELIENALDAASSSIEIYIENGGKKIIRVTDNGCGIVKSELPVAFQRFATSKIEDITDLDNLSSLGFRGEALPSIAAVARVKLTSRIKESLSAWCITVEGGEITGSEETGAPIGTTVEVRDLFYNTPGRLKFLRADSVEAAKVSTLVSELALTHPGVSFLLNSGKKKLFTSTGDGNLKHAVASVYGIDTAEAMVEVNRIGHDHNIMVKGLTSAPGLNRSSRRWITLVINGRLIRNAMLVNAIERAYSDLLPRHRHPVAILHLRIPSKLIDVNVHPAKVEIRFQDPEPVKSLVYRSVRAALTEYSDLNLQKSALNTGLPHLVRESDVTIGKYTPENFLKQELKFDHYSTLQKTEAGNIDNNKESLFVENGPPGKSRLIGQFLHSYLLVQKDDKLLLIDQHAAHERILYHQVEKIEHSSDDSKASQLTIPQTLEIPVSWRDRMDYLLPFLSKTGFCIEPLGEYNYVIRAVPYMLHESFGVHELKDIIEKLLTDENESPDDYRDTIRKTIACHRSIKAKQPLSWSEMEKLLGEWEITPNAHRCPHGRPTVIAYDKAEIERNFLRRGN; encoded by the coding sequence ATGAATCCGAACAGGAAGGTGCCGGATAAACTGATGAGTATAAAGGTTCTGGACAGGAGCACCTCTGAACAAATTGCCGCCGGAGAAGTAATCGAAAATCCTTCATCGGTGGTCAAAGAATTAATTGAGAATGCTCTTGATGCCGCTTCATCTTCAATTGAAATATATATCGAAAACGGCGGGAAAAAAATAATAAGAGTTACCGATAACGGCTGCGGAATTGTTAAAAGTGAACTTCCCGTGGCTTTTCAGCGTTTCGCTACAAGTAAAATAGAAGATATTACCGATCTTGATAATCTAAGTAGTCTCGGCTTCAGGGGAGAAGCGCTGCCCAGCATAGCCGCCGTAGCCCGGGTGAAATTAACATCGCGAATTAAAGAATCACTTTCTGCCTGGTGCATTACAGTCGAGGGCGGAGAGATAACCGGTTCTGAAGAAACGGGAGCACCGATAGGTACAACTGTGGAGGTTCGTGACCTTTTTTACAACACACCGGGGCGGTTGAAATTTCTCAGGGCAGATTCTGTTGAAGCGGCAAAGGTCAGTACTCTCGTCTCAGAACTGGCGTTAACCCATCCTGGAGTCAGCTTTTTGCTAAATAGCGGAAAGAAAAAACTATTTACTTCCACCGGTGACGGAAATTTGAAGCATGCAGTGGCTTCTGTTTACGGGATCGATACCGCTGAAGCCATGGTTGAAGTTAACCGGATCGGACATGATCATAACATCATGGTTAAAGGACTAACTTCTGCTCCCGGATTGAACAGGTCGTCCCGCCGGTGGATAACCCTGGTGATAAACGGCAGATTGATCAGAAATGCAATGCTGGTTAATGCTATCGAGAGAGCATACAGCGATCTTTTACCCCGACATAGACACCCTGTGGCTATCCTGCACCTGAGAATACCTTCCAAACTTATTGATGTTAACGTTCATCCCGCAAAAGTTGAAATACGTTTCCAGGATCCCGAACCGGTTAAATCGCTGGTTTACAGATCTGTCCGGGCAGCCCTCACGGAATATAGTGATCTGAATCTGCAGAAAAGTGCGCTGAATACCGGTTTACCGCATCTGGTGAGGGAGTCGGATGTGACGATCGGTAAATATACACCGGAAAATTTTCTGAAACAGGAATTAAAATTTGATCATTATTCTACATTGCAGAAGACAGAAGCCGGGAATATTGATAATAATAAGGAATCTCTCTTCGTCGAAAATGGACCGCCGGGGAAAAGCCGTCTTATCGGACAGTTTTTACACAGTTACCTTCTGGTTCAAAAGGACGATAAGCTGCTTTTAATTGACCAGCATGCTGCTCATGAAAGAATTCTTTATCACCAGGTAGAAAAAATAGAACATTCTTCAGACGATTCCAAAGCATCGCAGCTCACCATACCACAAACACTGGAGATTCCAGTTTCATGGCGGGATAGGATGGATTATCTCTTACCCTTTTTAAGTAAAACCGGATTCTGCATCGAACCCCTTGGCGAATACAATTATGTAATCAGGGCTGTTCCTTATATGTTACATGAAAGCTTTGGTGTGCATGAACTGAAAGATATCATCGAAAAACTGCTGACTGATGAAAATGAATCTCCGGACGATTACAGGGATACGATTCGCAAAACAATTGCCTGCCATCGTTCAATTAAAGCAAAACAGCCGCTATCCTGGTCTGAAATGGAGAAACTGCTGGGTGAATGGGAAATTACACCCAACGCTCATCGATGCCCTCATGGAAGGCCTACGGTAATCGCTTATGACAAAGCAGAAATTGAAAGAAATTTTCTGCGCCGGGGGAATTGA